The following proteins are co-located in the Imtechella halotolerans genome:
- the rsfS gene encoding ribosome silencing factor translates to MVKKSGSADQLIAVILKGIEEVKGKDIDILDLREIENTVCDYFIICNGSSNTQVNAIVNSIQKIVSRETKDKPWHVEGTDNAEWVLMDYVDVVVHVFQKHVREYYDIEGLWGDAKVTSIQTNY, encoded by the coding sequence ATGGTAAAAAAGAGCGGTAGTGCAGATCAATTAATTGCTGTTATCTTAAAAGGCATAGAAGAGGTAAAGGGGAAAGATATAGATATTCTTGACCTAAGAGAGATAGAAAATACGGTTTGCGACTATTTCATTATATGCAATGGTTCCTCTAACACACAGGTTAATGCCATTGTAAATTCCATCCAAAAAATTGTAAGCAGAGAAACCAAAGACAAACCTTGGCATGTTGAAGGAACGGACAATGCCGAGTGGGTATTAATGGACTATGTGGATGTGGTGGTACATGTTTTTCAAAAACATGTAAGAGAATATTATGACATTGAAGGCCTTTGGGGAGATGCCAAAGTAACCTCTATTCAAACTAATTATTAG
- a CDS encoding biotin--[acetyl-CoA-carboxylase] ligase has translation MHIVKLNAIDSTNTYLRQFAMQYPLQDYTVIYTDEQLSGRGQMGTIWISQPGKNLTFSVLKHFKGFPLEQLFFVNMKVSLAVFKTLRQLNIPDVHIKWPNDILSANAKIGGVLIENSVKNATTFESIIGIGLNVNQIEFNGLQSVSSLQRITGKTFDLDELLHHLVSALISELDDYSQWDLEVLQQEYEAQLFRINKPSTFKKQDGSLIMGFIRGVSETGKLIVELEDAIFQEFDLKEVKLLY, from the coding sequence ATGCACATCGTCAAACTTAATGCCATTGATTCTACAAATACCTATTTGCGGCAATTTGCCATGCAATATCCTTTGCAGGATTATACAGTGATTTACACAGACGAACAACTGTCAGGACGTGGGCAAATGGGAACAATATGGATTTCTCAACCTGGCAAAAACCTTACGTTTAGTGTGTTGAAACACTTTAAAGGGTTTCCCTTGGAACAACTTTTTTTTGTCAACATGAAAGTTTCTTTGGCAGTATTTAAGACATTGAGGCAGTTGAATATTCCCGATGTACATATAAAGTGGCCAAACGACATTTTGTCAGCCAATGCTAAGATTGGGGGTGTATTGATTGAAAATTCGGTTAAGAATGCTACCACATTTGAGAGTATTATTGGAATTGGACTTAATGTAAACCAAATAGAATTTAATGGTCTTCAGAGTGTTTCCTCGTTACAACGCATTACAGGGAAAACTTTTGACCTTGATGAATTACTACATCACTTAGTTTCAGCATTGATCAGTGAGTTGGATGATTATTCTCAGTGGGATTTGGAAGTTCTGCAGCAGGAATATGAAGCTCAATTGTTTCGAATTAATAAGCCATCAACTTTTAAAAAGCAGGATGGTAGTTTGATCATGGGATTTATTCGTGGTGTCTCAGAGACTGGTAAACTGATTGTGGAGCTTGAAGATGCTATTTTTCAAGAGTTTGATTTAAAGGAAGTGAAATTGTTGTATTAA
- a CDS encoding orotate phosphoribosyltransferase produces MNIESPKITVPKSAEELYTLLTDIKNFEKLMPDNISKFEVLSDKRFLFALKGMPEIVLELKESTPHSKVVLGAASDKLPFTLTANLDALGEQTDAQLQFEGSFNPMMAMMVKGPITNFIGTLVEKMKNL; encoded by the coding sequence ATGAATATAGAAAGTCCTAAAATAACAGTACCAAAATCAGCTGAAGAGCTATATACATTACTAACTGACATCAAAAACTTTGAAAAATTGATGCCAGATAACATTAGTAAATTCGAAGTCCTGAGCGATAAACGTTTCTTATTTGCGCTTAAAGGGATGCCGGAGATAGTTTTGGAATTGAAGGAATCAACTCCCCACTCTAAAGTTGTATTAGGTGCTGCTAGTGATAAACTTCCTTTTACTTTAACAGCAAATCTTGATGCTTTAGGAGAGCAAACTGATGCTCAACTTCAATTTGAAGGTTCATTTAACCCAATGATGGCAATGATGGTAAAAGGTCCTATCACCAACTTCATTGGCACCTTGGTTGAGAAAATGAAAAACTTATAA
- the pyrE gene encoding orotate phosphoribosyltransferase, producing MILEKNTAKKTAELLLQINAIKLNPKNSFTWASGWKSPIYCDNRIILSFPPIRNYVRENMAKQLEKTFGKPDVIAGVATGAIGIGMLVAEYMGLPFVYVRPEPKKHGRENQVEGFLDKGQNVVVVEDLISTGKSSLNAVTALKAQGANVKGMIAIFSYGFAVAEENFSKENLSVYTLSNYDHLLEQAMDTKYINEEDVAILKTWRTNPADWK from the coding sequence ATGATTTTAGAAAAGAACACAGCCAAAAAAACAGCCGAGCTATTATTGCAAATTAATGCAATAAAGTTGAATCCCAAAAATTCTTTTACATGGGCATCAGGCTGGAAATCCCCTATCTATTGCGACAATAGAATCATACTTTCATTTCCACCTATTCGTAATTATGTGCGCGAAAACATGGCTAAACAACTGGAAAAAACATTTGGTAAACCAGATGTAATTGCAGGAGTTGCCACAGGAGCCATAGGCATTGGAATGCTCGTTGCGGAGTATATGGGACTTCCTTTTGTATACGTTAGACCTGAACCTAAAAAGCATGGTCGCGAAAACCAGGTTGAAGGTTTTCTTGATAAGGGTCAAAATGTAGTAGTCGTAGAAGATCTTATTAGTACCGGAAAAAGTAGTCTTAATGCGGTAACCGCACTTAAAGCACAAGGTGCCAATGTAAAAGGAATGATTGCCATTTTCTCTTATGGGTTTGCTGTTGCAGAAGAAAATTTTTCCAAAGAAAATCTGAGTGTCTATACCTTGAGCAACTATGACCATTTACTAGAACAGGCCATGGACACCAAGTACATCAACGAAGAAGACGTAGCTATTTTAAAAACTTGGCGGACCAATCCTGCTGATTGGAAATAA